A single region of the Fenollaria sporofastidiosus genome encodes:
- a CDS encoding endonuclease MutS2: MDKALKVLEYDKIIEMLLDLTEGELARDLAENLEPSNEIDEIRRMQEETSEAYRVLVRYGDIDYSAASHIKHLVSKASLGSMLFIEDLYDIMQNIFLVGSIKRYLKTAIEDENLKLNHLRRLYDSLAVLEDLKKKLSMAIVSRDELADNASSALRSIRRSKKLKNQAIEEKLNSYITSDKTKKYLQDAIVTMREGRYVIPVKNEYRSSVEGMIHDISQKGSTVFIEPMAVVKLNNELRELENEEKKEIERILYELSSEVSEYKDYLETNEEALRSISFIFAKARLAREMRATEPILNDRGYVNLKNARHPLIASDKVVPTTVELGDEYTSLIITGPNTGGKTVSLKTVGLITLMAKSGLNIPCDNNSSVAVFDKVYADIGDEQSIEQSLSTFSSHMKNIVHIVENAQYNDLVLFDELGAGTDPTEGAALAISILKLFRERRIRTMATTHYSQIKFYALTSEGVKNASMEFNVDTLSPTYKLIIGIPGKSNAFEISKRLGLDQKIIDSAKELLNENDTRFEDVLKAIEEDRTEIENKRLKINEDSEEIEKLREKLAAKNKKLEERQEAIINKAKEEAREIVKKAKNESAFIIDELKDISSLSKKEDRRRLQEAKDYLRDLEDENRLKIKDNKKRTKEVPKDIKLGESVRIISIDKYGEVETLPDEKGDLNIQVGIMSVRSNINDIERSESKEEVKVEKKAKNINKAKSQNINSEINLIGRTVDEAILALDKYLDDAYLARLKEVRIIHGKGTGTLREAIRKYLQNSKHVVEYREADYTEGGSGATVAVIK; the protein is encoded by the coding sequence ATGGACAAAGCACTCAAAGTTTTAGAATATGACAAAATAATAGAAATGCTTTTAGACTTGACTGAAGGTGAGCTTGCAAGAGACTTGGCAGAGAATCTTGAGCCATCAAACGAGATAGATGAGATAAGGCGTATGCAAGAAGAAACATCCGAAGCCTACAGGGTTTTAGTTAGGTACGGTGACATTGATTACTCAGCTGCATCGCACATAAAGCATCTAGTATCGAAGGCAAGTCTTGGATCGATGTTATTCATAGAAGATTTATATGATATAATGCAAAACATCTTCCTAGTTGGATCAATTAAGAGATATTTAAAGACAGCTATAGAAGATGAAAACTTAAAGCTAAATCACTTAAGAAGGCTTTATGACAGCCTTGCGGTTCTTGAGGACCTTAAGAAAAAGCTTAGCATGGCTATAGTTTCGAGAGATGAACTTGCAGATAATGCCTCTAGTGCTTTAAGAAGCATAAGGCGAAGCAAGAAACTTAAGAACCAAGCAATAGAAGAAAAATTAAATTCATATATAACAAGTGATAAAACAAAAAAATATTTACAAGACGCAATAGTTACTATGCGTGAAGGCAGGTATGTAATTCCTGTTAAAAACGAGTATAGGTCAAGCGTTGAGGGTATGATACACGACATATCTCAAAAGGGATCTACAGTTTTTATTGAGCCGATGGCAGTCGTTAAATTAAATAACGAGCTAAGGGAGCTTGAAAACGAAGAGAAGAAAGAGATAGAAAGGATTCTTTACGAATTATCAAGCGAGGTCTCAGAGTACAAAGACTACCTTGAAACGAACGAAGAAGCTTTAAGAAGCATCTCATTTATATTTGCCAAGGCAAGACTTGCTAGAGAGATGAGGGCGACAGAGCCAATACTTAATGACAGAGGCTATGTCAACTTAAAAAATGCAAGGCACCCACTTATAGCGAGTGATAAGGTAGTGCCAACAACGGTTGAACTTGGAGATGAGTACACATCACTCATCATCACTGGACCTAACACAGGCGGTAAGACGGTTAGCTTAAAGACAGTAGGATTGATTACACTTATGGCGAAGTCAGGTTTAAATATTCCGTGCGATAACAACTCATCAGTAGCAGTCTTTGACAAGGTTTATGCAGATATAGGTGATGAGCAATCGATAGAGCAGTCTCTGTCAACATTCTCCTCACATATGAAGAACATTGTGCACATAGTTGAGAATGCACAGTATAATGACTTAGTTTTATTCGACGAACTAGGTGCAGGTACCGATCCAACAGAGGGCGCGGCACTTGCCATATCCATATTAAAGCTCTTTAGAGAGCGAAGGATTAGGACTATGGCGACGACACACTACTCGCAGATAAAGTTTTATGCACTTACGAGCGAGGGCGTGAAGAACGCATCAATGGAGTTCAATGTCGATACACTCTCACCAACATATAAACTAATCATAGGCATACCGGGCAAGTCAAATGCATTTGAAATATCGAAGAGGCTTGGACTTGATCAAAAGATTATTGATAGCGCAAAAGAACTACTTAATGAAAATGATACACGCTTCGAAGATGTACTTAAGGCCATCGAAGAAGATAGAACTGAGATTGAAAATAAACGCTTAAAGATTAACGAAGATAGTGAAGAGATAGAAAAGCTAAGAGAAAAATTAGCAGCTAAGAATAAAAAACTAGAAGAGAGACAAGAAGCCATCATTAACAAAGCGAAAGAAGAAGCGAGAGAGATAGTTAAGAAAGCAAAGAATGAAAGCGCCTTCATAATTGATGAGCTAAAAGACATATCGTCCTTATCTAAAAAAGAGGATAGAAGGAGGCTACAAGAGGCGAAGGACTACCTAAGAGATCTTGAAGATGAAAACAGATTAAAGATTAAAGACAATAAGAAGCGAACTAAGGAAGTGCCTAAGGATATCAAGCTAGGCGAAAGTGTTAGGATAATAAGTATTGATAAGTATGGTGAAGTAGAAACGCTTCCTGATGAAAAGGGAGACCTTAATATACAAGTTGGCATCATGAGCGTTAGAAGCAATATTAACGATATTGAACGAAGTGAGTCAAAGGAAGAAGTTAAGGTTGAGAAAAAAGCGAAAAATATCAACAAAGCAAAGTCGCAAAATATTAATTCAGAAATAAATTTAATTGGAAGAACTGTTGATGAGGCGATACTAGCACTTGACAAATATCTAGATGATGCCTACCTTGCAAGGCTTAAAGAAGTCCGAATTATTCACGGCAAGGGCACTGGCACACTTAGAGAAGCGATAAGAAAGTATTTACAAAACAGCAAACATGTTGTAGAATATAGAGAAGCAGACTATACGGAGGGTGGATCAGGAGCTACCGTAGCAGTTATTAAATAG
- a CDS encoding B12-binding domain-containing radical SAM protein — MKVVFVGINAKFSHTNIAIRYLNNELKSMVDSSFEEFTINEPLEKIVYELHKKDADILMFSTYIWNVDQVRKVITSLKKIKPSYTIVLGGPEVSFEKESFLRSNPACDYIIYGEGERAMKDFVLYKQGEISIDEVHNLAYIKDNRYIKTEEAPLIDMKDLSFPYEDEEALEHRTLYYEAQRGCPYRCSFCLSSAIKGLRYKPIDLVKKDLDRLISMKPSIVKFIDRTFNSNEDFAINIIEHILENNKTNTKFHFEITLDRMTDRFYETLKKLPKDMVQFEIGLQSINPMTLKAIQRHNDLEKIKEHSQMIKKLGTIHQHIDLIAGLPYEDFESFKESFNYLYTFKIEKIQLGFLKMLKGSLVRSQSDIFRYEFTDYAPYEVLKNDFLSTDEIIILKKIDYVVDKIYNEGSFKRTLDILERVYLSPFAMFEDMANFIDEKFGVDKTIKKEKLYGLVYEFLKAKDLVTDEFVKALSLDYAVSVKSQAPLDFMPFTKLRGDKLHSILRDEEFRKAHLRKYIDEKNKDIINKVAIIVMDEDAYLVDDDIERISDDYVKRYNLYKHRSV; from the coding sequence ATGAAAGTAGTATTTGTAGGTATTAACGCAAAGTTTTCACATACAAATATTGCTATAAGATATTTAAACAATGAGCTTAAAAGTATGGTAGATTCTTCGTTCGAGGAATTTACCATAAACGAGCCTTTGGAAAAGATTGTTTATGAGCTTCACAAGAAAGACGCAGACATACTTATGTTCTCAACATATATATGGAACGTTGATCAAGTAAGAAAAGTTATTACTTCTCTTAAAAAGATAAAGCCAAGCTATACTATAGTCCTAGGCGGACCTGAAGTGAGCTTCGAAAAAGAAAGCTTTCTTAGGTCAAATCCTGCCTGCGACTACATAATTTATGGCGAGGGTGAGAGAGCTATGAAGGACTTTGTTCTTTATAAGCAAGGCGAGATAAGCATAGATGAGGTTCATAATCTAGCCTATATCAAGGATAATAGATACATTAAAACTGAAGAAGCACCACTTATCGACATGAAAGATTTAAGCTTTCCTTATGAAGATGAAGAGGCTTTGGAGCATAGAACACTCTATTATGAAGCACAAAGAGGCTGTCCATATAGGTGTTCTTTTTGTTTATCTTCAGCAATAAAGGGTCTTAGGTACAAGCCCATCGACCTAGTGAAAAAGGATTTAGATAGGCTTATATCTATGAAGCCATCCATAGTTAAGTTCATAGACAGAACTTTTAACTCTAACGAAGACTTTGCTATTAATATAATAGAGCATATTTTAGAAAATAATAAAACGAATACTAAGTTTCACTTCGAGATTACTCTTGATAGAATGACGGATAGATTCTATGAGACGCTTAAGAAGCTTCCTAAGGATATGGTACAGTTTGAGATAGGGCTTCAGTCGATAAACCCAATGACGCTTAAAGCAATTCAAAGGCACAATGATCTAGAAAAAATAAAAGAGCACTCGCAAATGATAAAGAAGCTAGGAACTATTCATCAGCACATAGACCTTATAGCAGGACTTCCTTATGAGGACTTCGAGAGCTTCAAAGAGTCTTTTAACTATCTTTACACTTTTAAGATAGAAAAGATACAGCTTGGCTTTCTGAAGATGCTTAAAGGTTCGCTTGTGCGTTCGCAAAGTGATATCTTCCGCTATGAGTTTACTGACTACGCTCCTTATGAAGTCTTGAAGAACGATTTTTTATCGACCGACGAGATAATAATTCTTAAGAAAATTGATTATGTGGTTGACAAGATATATAACGAGGGCAGTTTCAAAAGAACACTTGATATACTTGAAAGGGTGTATTTAAGCCCATTTGCAATGTTTGAAGATATGGCAAATTTCATAGATGAAAAATTTGGCGTTGATAAGACCATTAAAAAGGAAAAATTATATGGACTTGTCTACGAATTTTTAAAAGCGAAAGACCTAGTAACAGATGAGTTTGTAAAAGCACTTAGCCTCGACTATGCAGTGAGCGTTAAATCACAGGCACCGCTTGACTTTATGCCATTTACAAAGCTTAGAGGTGACAAGCTTCACAGTATTTTAAGAGATGAAGAGTTTAGAAAAGCACATTTAAGGAAATATATAGATGAGAAGAACAAGGACATCATAAACAAAGTAGCTATCATAGTTATGGATGAGGACGCCTACCTTGTTGATGATGACATAGAAAGGATTAGTGATGACTATGTTAAAAGATATAATTTATACAAACACAGAAGCGTTTAA
- a CDS encoding tetratricopeptide repeat protein produces MNLDSFKYLLSEIFFIELKEEHGAFKKNVDYPVLIKDMRKIVKENKEDIDVKLFLKAMPIVLTLDNNFTHKNAYEGAIKAVKDFDKFLLHEALNEDIGIDIRLIYAYYLKENYNDINYVYLYVSLLEEKYKDKAIDEAIEIFEKIYLDNNKAKYALYKLGYYYRFKKDYIRSKAYFEKYLKLENELEKKEEVEGVLSLDYEEYKIELAEYFIGVKKFKEAYDVLIENIDNAKDDRVYYYLSVVMTMTGNFKEALDYAIEASKDRQSAQYMDQLAISNYNSGNLDSAIAILEKQIKKEDYTPSTKEYLEKMKEQRDMMNK; encoded by the coding sequence ATGAATTTAGATAGCTTTAAATATTTATTAAGTGAAATATTTTTTATAGAACTTAAAGAAGAACACGGCGCCTTCAAAAAGAATGTTGACTACCCAGTTCTTATAAAAGATATGCGAAAGATAGTTAAAGAGAACAAAGAAGACATAGATGTAAAGCTATTCTTAAAAGCTATGCCTATAGTTTTGACACTAGATAATAATTTTACACATAAAAATGCTTATGAAGGCGCAATCAAAGCCGTGAAAGACTTTGATAAATTCTTGTTGCATGAGGCGTTAAATGAAGACATAGGCATTGACATAAGACTCATCTACGCTTACTATCTAAAAGAAAATTATAATGACATAAACTATGTGTACCTATACGTGTCACTGCTTGAAGAAAAGTATAAAGACAAGGCCATCGACGAGGCGATAGAGATATTTGAAAAAATATACCTTGATAATAACAAAGCAAAGTACGCACTATACAAGCTAGGATATTACTATAGATTTAAAAAGGATTATATAAGAAGCAAGGCTTACTTTGAAAAATATCTTAAGCTTGAGAACGAGCTTGAGAAAAAAGAAGAAGTTGAGGGCGTATTGAGCCTAGACTACGAAGAATACAAGATAGAGCTTGCAGAGTACTTTATAGGCGTGAAAAAGTTTAAAGAAGCCTACGATGTACTGATAGAAAACATCGACAATGCAAAAGACGATAGAGTATACTACTACCTTAGCGTTGTAATGACCATGACAGGCAATTTTAAAGAGGCACTTGACTATGCGATAGAGGCAAGTAAGGACAGACAGAGCGCACAGTACATGGATCAGCTTGCAATATCAAACTACAACAGTGGCAACCTTGACAGCGCGATTGCCATACTTGAAAAGCAAATTAAAAAAGAAGATTACACACCGAGCACGAAAGAGTACTTAGAGAAGATGAAAGAACAAAGAGATATGATGAATAAATAA
- the argS gene encoding arginine--tRNA ligase, which translates to MNFKEKVSDALSAVIEGLSKEEIENLVETPPSFEMGDYAFPVFRLAKTYKKAPNLIAEEIKEKLSHNEYFDKVECAGPYVNFFVNKEKLLETVYKEIEEKGDMYGSSDMGKGKTVIVEFSSPNIAKPMHIGHIRSTVIGNALFHIFKHLGYNTVAINHLGDYGTQFGMLIAAYKLWGDREAIEKNPIDELLDLYVRYNKLQEEDPKARDVARDWFKKLEEGDEEATEIWTWMKKLSIVEFEKVYDMLGIKYDSYKGEAFYSDKMPAVIEEIKEKNIGKMDDGAYIVDLKPYGLTPLIIVKSNGTTTYATRDIAAARYRKKTYDFYKNIYVVASEQNLHFQQWKQVLKLMGDEWSDDCVHVNFGLISLKDGALSTRQGRVLKLEDVLNKAIEKTRDIIEKRNPNLENKDEVAKMVGTGAIVFQELFNQRIKDYVFDWDKTLSFEGETGPYAQYTYARCKSLIDKNGGFDPNKVDFDLVKDEAYEILKYVYDLPRTIVLAMEKYEAFYITRNIIDIAKAFNKYYAANQIITDDEKLTNSRLAIVDIVQKAIKVGMNLIGVQTPDRM; encoded by the coding sequence ATAAATTTTAAAGAAAAAGTAAGTGACGCGTTAAGCGCAGTTATTGAAGGACTATCTAAAGAAGAGATAGAAAACTTAGTGGAAACACCACCATCGTTTGAAATGGGCGACTATGCCTTCCCAGTATTCAGACTTGCAAAGACATACAAAAAGGCCCCTAATCTAATCGCAGAAGAGATCAAAGAAAAATTATCACATAACGAATATTTTGACAAAGTTGAATGTGCAGGACCATATGTAAACTTCTTTGTAAATAAAGAAAAACTTCTAGAAACAGTTTATAAAGAAATCGAAGAAAAAGGCGATATGTATGGCTCTTCAGACATGGGTAAGGGCAAAACTGTCATAGTTGAGTTCTCATCACCTAACATTGCAAAGCCTATGCACATAGGTCACATAAGATCAACAGTTATAGGTAACGCACTTTTCCACATCTTCAAGCACCTTGGATATAACACAGTTGCTATCAACCACTTAGGTGACTACGGTACACAATTTGGTATGCTTATAGCAGCATATAAGCTATGGGGAGACAGAGAAGCTATCGAAAAGAACCCTATAGATGAATTACTTGACTTATATGTTAGATACAACAAGCTTCAAGAAGAAGATCCAAAAGCAAGAGACGTTGCAAGAGATTGGTTTAAAAAGCTTGAAGAAGGAGATGAAGAAGCAACTGAAATATGGACTTGGATGAAGAAGCTATCAATTGTTGAGTTCGAAAAAGTATATGATATGCTTGGAATTAAATACGACTCATACAAGGGTGAAGCTTTCTACTCAGACAAGATGCCTGCAGTTATTGAAGAGATTAAAGAAAAGAACATCGGCAAGATGGATGACGGCGCATACATCGTTGACTTAAAGCCATATGGACTTACTCCACTAATCATAGTTAAGTCTAACGGCACAACAACATATGCAACAAGAGACATCGCAGCTGCAAGATATAGAAAGAAAACTTACGACTTCTACAAGAACATCTACGTAGTTGCTAGTGAACAAAACCTTCACTTCCAACAATGGAAGCAAGTTCTTAAACTCATGGGAGACGAGTGGTCAGATGATTGCGTACATGTTAACTTTGGACTTATCTCACTTAAAGACGGAGCTTTATCAACAAGACAAGGTAGAGTTCTTAAGCTTGAAGATGTTTTAAACAAGGCTATAGAAAAGACAAGAGATATCATTGAAAAGAGAAACCCTAACCTTGAAAACAAAGACGAAGTTGCTAAGATGGTTGGTACTGGAGCTATAGTTTTCCAAGAGTTATTTAACCAAAGAATTAAAGACTATGTATTTGATTGGGATAAGACACTTTCATTCGAAGGCGAAACTGGTCCTTACGCACAATACACTTATGCTAGATGTAAGTCATTAATCGACAAGAACGGCGGCTTTGATCCAAATAAGGTTGATTTTGATCTAGTTAAGGACGAAGCATATGAAATCTTAAAGTATGTATATGACTTACCAAGAACTATAGTTTTAGCTATGGAAAAGTATGAAGCATTCTACATCACAAGAAACATCATAGACATAGCTAAGGCATTCAACAAATACTATGCAGCAAATCAAATAATTACAGATGATGAAAAGCTTACTAATTCAAGACTTGCTATAGTTGACATTGTTCAAAAAGCAATTAAGGTAGGCATGAACCTAATAGGAGTACAAACTCCAGACAGAATGTAA
- a CDS encoding ADP-ribosylglycohydrolase family protein has product MSKLKSAIYGFAIGDALGVPYEFKERNTFICTDMIGYGTWNQEDGTWSDDTSLTLATAKSIKDKGCIDLKDIRKNFEAWLYNDEFTANGTVFDVGGTTREAIELEHGLEGFHDNGNGSLMRILPLAFTDASDEDIANVSAITHAHEISKKACIEYIHIARKLIRGEKYHDELIKNIDESEIKSGGFVLDTLKASLWCILNTANYKDAVLKAVNLGGDTDTTAAVTGGLAGIIYGYDAIPRGWIDKLKNKELIEDCLFE; this is encoded by the coding sequence ATGTCAAAATTAAAATCTGCCATATATGGCTTTGCTATTGGCGATGCCTTAGGTGTGCCATACGAGTTCAAAGAAAGAAATACTTTTATTTGCACAGATATGATTGGATACGGTACATGGAATCAAGAGGATGGCACGTGGTCAGATGATACATCGCTGACACTTGCCACAGCAAAATCAATTAAAGATAAAGGATGCATTGATTTAAAAGATATAAGAAAGAATTTTGAAGCATGGCTATACAATGATGAATTTACTGCAAATGGCACTGTATTCGATGTAGGTGGAACTACACGCGAAGCTATTGAACTTGAACATGGCTTGGAGGGTTTTCATGACAATGGCAATGGCTCTCTTATGAGAATACTTCCGCTAGCTTTTACAGATGCATCAGACGAAGACATTGCCAATGTTTCAGCTATAACACACGCTCATGAGATCTCAAAGAAGGCTTGCATAGAGTACATTCACATAGCAAGAAAACTTATTCGCGGCGAGAAATATCATGATGAGTTAATAAAAAATATAGATGAGAGTGAGATTAAATCAGGAGGCTTTGTGCTTGATACACTAAAAGCATCACTATGGTGCATTTTAAATACAGCTAATTATAAGGATGCGGTATTAAAAGCGGTGAACCTTGGAGGCGATACAGATACGACAGCTGCTGTCACAGGAGGACTTGCAGGTATTATCTATGGATATGATGCCATACCAAGAGGGTGGATAGATAAGTTAAAGAATAAAGAATTAATTGAAGATTGTTTATTTGAATAG